The segment TCTATCACAGTATTTAACTGCATTAGTATATCCCATTAAACTTATAAGTGTCGCTTTTCCTTTTTTTTGATCTTTTCCGGTTTGTTTTCCAGCACTTTTGGAATTGCCATGAAAATCTATCAAATCATCAGCTATTTGAAACAAAAGACCAATTTTAGAGCCTAAATCTTCAAAGAATTTGATTTCTTGATTATCTTTTTTTTTGATTATTGCTGGGGCAACACAACAGAAACTAAATAATTTTCCAGTTTTTTTAATCTCCATCTCAATAATTTTTTTTTTAGATACTTTTCTTTTTTCATAACTAAGATCCAAATACTGACCTCCAGCTACTCCTAAATGACCAGAACACTCTGATAATTTTTTTATTAATTCAATTTTAATTTTATCACCAATCTTTAACTTGGAGCTTGTTAAAATTTCACATGCCATTGTTTGTAAAGAATTTCCAGCTAATATTGCAGTAGACTCTCCAAATTTAATATGAGTTGATGGCTTTCCTCTTCTAATTTTATCGTCATCCATACATGGTAAATCATCATGAATAAGTGTATATGCATGAATACACTCAACCGCTGCTCCAATTGCTATTAACGTTTTGTAATCAATGGACATCATTGAGCCAATATCGATTAAAATTTTGGATCTAATTTTTTTTCCCCCAGGAAATAAACCATACTTCATGGCTAGAATTAATTTAGAATTTTTCTGTTTATTGATAAAATCTTTTAGAAAAATATTTGTGTCTTTTGCAATCTTATTAAGTTTATTTATCATTTTTTTTGATTATTGCTTGAATTTTTTTTTTTGTTTCTTCACTTATTGATTTAAAATTTTTATTAAATTCTTTTTCAATGATTTTATTTAATTTTAACAATTGTTGATAGCTTTCTATAGAATTGTTAAGATCTTTTTCATTTTCTAAAGACTCTATTATTTGATTGGCTTCATCTGTTAGCTCTTCAAGTGAGCTTGAAATATTATCATGTGGTAAATTTTTATCTTTCATATAATAATTATTAATACATGAAAACTATTCAATCAAATATCAAAAAAGCAAAAAAATATTTAGATAATAATGATTGCATAGCTGTACCAACCGAAACAGTATATGGATTAGCAGGAAATGCATATTCAAATATAGCTGTAAAAAAAATATTTAAGCTTAAAAAAAGACCATCTAACAACCCCTTAATTGTTCATTATTACAATATTAATAAACTTAAAAACGATTGTAATATTAACGAAAATTTTAAAAAACTTTATAAGAGATTTTCCCCTGGACCAATAACCTATGTACTTAGTCTAAAAAAAAATTGCAAAATTTCTAAATTTGTAACTAACAAACAAAAAAGTCTTGCTGTTCGATTTCCTAAACATCCTCTATTTAAAAAATTACTTAAAAATTTAGATTATCCATTGGCTGCTCCAAGCGCAAATATATCTACAAAATTAAGTTCGGTTCAAGCTTCTGATGTTAAAGAGGAATTTGGATCAAAAGTTAGATATATATTAAATGGAGGTAAATGTAATATAGGTGTTGAGTCAACTATCATTAATCTTACAAATAAACCAACACTGTTAAGGTATGGAGGTCTTGAAATCTCTAGAATAGAAAAAATTTTAAAGAAAAAAATTTCAATTAATATTAATTCCAAAAAAAAAATTGCACCTGGTCAATTTCCTTTACATTATTCTCCTGGAGTACCATTAAGAGTAAATGTTAAAAAATCTAAGTCAAATGAAGCTTTTGTTTTAATTAAAAAAAGAAATATTAATTCTAAAAATTATTATTATTTAAGTAAAAAGAATAATCTCAATGAAGCAGCAAAAAATTTATATTCCATATTGAGAAAAATTAAAAAAGATGGTTATAAGATGATTGCAGTAGAAAAAATTCCAAATATTGGTATTGGTAAAACAATAAATGATAGATTAAATAGAGCTTCTAATTACTAAATGAAAAATTCAATTGAAGTAATTAATCTGTCTAAATCATACAAATCTAAACAAGCTGTAAATAGTATAAATTTTAAAATAAACGAAAATGAAATTGTTGGCTTACTAGGTCCAAATGGTAGTGGTAAAACTACTACAATTGGAATGATACTCGGCTTATTAAAACCAACTAGTGGAAAAGTATTAATTAACGGAATAGATATTGAAAAAAATAAAATTTCTCTTCTCCATAAAATGAATTTTATTTCTCCATATATTGAGTTACCAAAAAAACTCAAAGTTAAGCAAAATTTAATTGTTTATGGAAAATTATATGATATCAAAAATTTAAATGAACAAATTGACTATCTATCTGAGAAACTAAGATTAAATCAACTACTAGATAAAATTACAGGAGAACTTTCTTCTGGTCAAAAAAATAGGGTTAGCTTAGCAAAGGCATTAATTAACGATCCCACGATACTTTTACTAGATGAGCCTACGGCATCTTTAGATCCTGAAACTGGAGATTTTATAAGAACATTTTTAGAAAATTATAAAAAAGAAAAAAAAATAGCAGTTTTACTAGCTTCACACAATATGGATGAAGTTAAAAGACTTTGTAGTTCTGTTTTGATGATGAAAGATGGGGATATTGTTGATAGAGGTGCTCCAGATGATTTAATTAAAAAACATGGAAGAAAAAACCTAGAGGAAGTGTTTTTAGAGCTTGTGAGAAATTCAGATGAACTTAACTAGAATTTATGGTCTTTTTTTAAGACACTTTTATTTAATCTCAAGATCGTTTCCTAGAATATTAGATTTAATTTACTGGCCATCTATTCAGATTACTTTGTGGGGTTTTATTTCAAATTTTTTTGCAGAATATAGCACCTACTATAATGGTGCAGTTGGCGTGATACTTTCATGTGCAATTCTTTATGATTTTTTATTCAGGACTAGCATAGGTTTTAATATGTTGTTTTTAGAGGAAATATGGAGCAGAAATTTTACAAATCTTTTTATTGCTCCAATGAGGATTAGTGAAATTATTACGTCGTTAATCATCACAGCATTAATAAGAGCTTTAATAGGTTTGGTTCCTGCAATATTACTAACTTCTCCTATATTTGGAATTTCTTTATTGGATTTAGGTTTGCCATTAGCTTTTCTTTTTTTAAGTTTATATATTTTTGGTATTACACTTGGATTATTTGTGTCAGCAGGTTTGTTAAGATTTGGGCCATCATTTGAAAATATCGCTTGGTCTACTATGTTTTTATTAGCTCCCTTTGGATGTATTTATTATCCTGTTGAAACACTTCCAGAAATTTTTCAATCAATAGCCTATGCACTTCCACTAGTTTATATATTTGAGGAAAGTAGAAATATACTTGTCAATCAAATAGTAAATTATGAGAATATTGTACAAGCACTTTGTTTAAATGCTTTATATCTAATCATGGCAATATCATTGTTTTATTATTCTTTTGATAAAGCAAGAGATAAAGGCACACTAATTAATATTGGAGAATAAATAATTGGCGCGCCTGCTAGGAGTCGAACCCAGAACCTCCTGATCCGAAGTCAGGCGCTCTATCCAGTTGAGCTACAAGCGCATATAGTATTAATATTACATTTTATGGAAAAAAACATTAATTTTATTGTTGAAGAAAGTGAAAACAATCTAAGGGTTGATGTAATAATAAATAAACGTGAACAGTTAATTAGCAGAACTAGAATTAAAAACTTAATCCTAAAAAATAAACTAAAATTAAATAATAAGATTGTTATAAGCCCATCAAAAAAAGTTGTTACTGGTGATAAATTAAGTCTTAATATTCCAGAACCTGAAGAAGCTTCACTAAAGCCTTATAAATTTAAATTAGATATTATTTATGAAGATGAGGATTTATTGGTAATTAATAAACCCGCTGGAATAATTATGCACCCTGGAGCTGGGAATTATGACAAAACAATTGTCAATGCTTTAATGAATTATGATAAAGATTCTCTTTCAAATATTGGTGACGAACTTAGACCTGGCATAGTTCATAGAATAGATAAAAATACATCTGGATTAGTTGTTGTAGCAAAAAATAATGAAACACATGAGAGTTTATCTAAACAATTTAGTGACCATTCTATAACAAGAGTTTATCAACTTCTAATTTGGGGAAAACTAAGACCTTCTTCTGGTAAAATTGATACTTTCATAACTAGAAGCTCAAAAAATAGACAACTGATGGAGGTTAGTCGATCTAAGGGAAAGCGTGCAATAACAAATTATAAAACTATAAAAATCTTTGAAAGTAATAAAACACCAACATTAAGTTTAATAGAGTGTAAATTAGAGACTGGAAGAACTCATCAAATACGTGTCCACATGACTTATATGGGAAATAGCATAGTAGGAGATGATAAATATAAAAAAAAATATAAAAAGTTAAAGAATGTTGATGTTGGATTAGAAAATTTAATTTCTAAATTGAAAAGACAATTCTTACATGCAAAAACATTAGGGTTTGTTCATCCTAAAACAGACAAAGAAATGATTTTTTCCTCAAATTTGCCAAAAGAACTAAATAATTTATTAAAAATGCTTAAAAATACTGACTAATAAATCATTGAAAAATAATTATACTTAATTAAATAAATACATCCATGAGCACAACATATAACAATAACCTACCAGCCCTTACTAACGAGGGAGGACTTTCAGCGTATTTGGAACAAATTAAAAAGTTCCCTATGCTTGCAGCTGAAGAGGAATATATGTTGGCAAAAAACTGGAAAACAACTGGAAATGTTAAAGCAGCAGAAAAATTAGTTACAAGCCATTTAAGATTAGTTGCTAAAATTGCAATGGGATACAAAGGATACGGTCTACCTGTAAATGAAATGATATCTGAGGGAAATGTAGGTCTTATGCAAGCAGTAAAAAAATTTGAGCCAGAAAAAGGTTTTAGACTTGCGACTTATGCAATGTGGTGGATTAAAGCCTCTATCCAAGAGTACATATTAAGATCATGGAGTTTAGTAAAAATTGGGACAACTACAGCGCAAAAAAAGCTATTTTTTAATTTAAAAAAAATTAAAAATCAAATTGCACCTCAAACTGAAGGTGATTTAAGAAACGAACACGTAAATGAAATAGCTAACAAGCTAGATGTAAGCAAAGAAGAGGTTGTTTCAATGAATAGAAGACTCTCTGGTAAAGAGTTTTCTTTAAATGCTCAAGTTGGTGAAGATGGAGATGAATGGCAAGACTGGTTGGTGGATAAAGAATTAGACCATGATTTAAAATTTGCACATCAAGAGGAAATGGAACAGAGAAAAGATTTATTAAAAAATTCAATTAAAGTATTAAATGATAGAGAAAGAGAAATTTTGTACTCAAGAAGACTTAATGATGATCCTACAACATTAGAGGATTTAAGTAAAAAATACAAAATTAGTAGAGAAAGAGTTCGTCAAATAGAAAATAAGGCATTTGAAAAACTACAAAAACATATGCTTCTTTTAGCAAAATCTAAAAATCTATTACCAGTTAATTAAATATCAAAAGGATTTTCTACTAAGATAGTATCATCTCGTTCTGGACTAGTAGAGACACTTGATACTTTTGCCCCAATAAAATCTTCTACAGCATATATATAATTTTTTGCGTTTTCTGGTAATGCATCCATATTTTTTATTCCATTTGTTGAAGTTTTCCATCCTGGAAATGTTCTATAAACTGGTTTTATTTTTAACTGATCTTCAACTGCAGCAGGTAAATAATCTATTTTTTTTCCATCGAGTTCATACTCAACACACATTTTAATTTCATCCAATTCGTCAAGAACATCCAGTTTTGTTAGTGCTATCCCGTCAATACCAGAAATTTTTATCGTTTGTCTAACAAGTACCCCGTCGAACCATCCACATCTTCTTTTTCTACTAGTTACAGTCCCAAATTCTTTTCCACGTGTTCCTAATAATTCTCCAATATCATCAGTTAATTCTGTTGGAAAAGGACCTTCACCAACTCTAGTTGTGTAAGCTTTTGCAATTCCTAAAACGTAATTTATTGAGTTAGGTCCACATCCTGTTCCTGTTGCAGCACTTGAAGCAACTGTATTTGAAGATGTAACATACGGATAAGTCCCATGATCTACATCAAGTAAAATTCCTTGAGCTCCTTCAAATAAAATTTTCTTTTTTTGTTTTTTAAATTCATCAATTTTAAGCCATACTGGTTGTGAATATTGTAATATTTCAGGTGCGATTTTAAGTAAATCAGATTTTAATTGAGCTTTTTCAAAAATTTTTTTTCCTAAACCTTTTCTAATAGCATTATGATGGATTAGCACTGACTCTAGTCTTTGATCTAAATTGTTTTCCGATCTTAAATCCATAACTCTAATAGATCTTCTGCCTACTTTATCTTCATAAGCTGGGCCAATTCCTCTTCTAGTAGTTCCTATCTTACCTTTACCTGCAGCATCTTCTCTAATCTCATCCATTTCTCTATGGAATGGTAAAATCAAATTTGCAGCTTCAGAGATTATAAAATTATCAGTCGAAACGTTAATGCCTTTTGATTTTATTTCATCTATTTCCTCAAGTAATGCCCAAGGATCAACTACAACTCCATTTCCAATAATTGAAACTTTATCTTTTCTCACTATACCTGATGGTAATAATCTCAACTTGTAAGTCACTCCATCAATAACCAAGGTATGACCTGCATTATGACCACCCTGGAATCTAATTACCACATCGGCTTGTTCAGAGAGCCAGTCAACAATTTTTCCTTTTCCCTCATCTCCCCATTGAGAACCAACTACAACTATATTTTTCATTATCTAAATTTTCTGTTTAAACTAATTGAATTAATGTGGTTAATTGGACCATGTCCTTTTCCATATCTTGGGTTTGTTTTTATGGAAGAATTTACATACTTAATTCCAAGCTCACAAGATTTCTTTATCGGTTTTCCACATGATAAAAAAGTAGTTATTGCGCTAGATAAGGTGCATCCTGTGCCATGAGTGTTTTTAGTCTTATATCTTAGACTATTAAAAATTTTAATTTCAAACTTATTTACTAATATGTCATGAACAAATTTATGTTTTAAGTGTCCTCCTTTAATTAAAACATTTTTAGCACCTGACTCTATCAGTTTATTTGCTGCAAAAATCATATCTTCTTTTGTATTAATTTTTATTTTTGTTAAAATTTCTGCCTCTGGAATATTTGGGGTAATCAAAAATACTTTTTTAATTAATTTTGACTTAAGTGATTTAATTGCTTTTTCATCTATTAGCTTGGTGCCACCTTTTGCTACCATCACAGGGTCAAGCACAATTTTTTTTACCTGCATATTTTTAATAGATCTAACAACAGCATCTATTACTTTCGTCGAATGCAGCATCCCAATTTTAATTGCATCAGGCTTTATATCTCTTGAGCTAAAATTTATCTGATTTGATATTTCCTTAGGCTCAATAGCAACTATTGATTTTACACCTGTGGTATTTTGAGCTGTGACTGCTGTAATTGCAGTCATTGCATAAGATCCTAGTGCAGTTACTGTTTTTATATCTGCTTGTATGCCTGCTCCTCCTGACGAATCAGAGCCTGCTATAATTAATACCTTAGATTTTGTTTTCAATTTACTTAATTTTTCTTGAGATTAAATCTACACATTTTTTTAAGAGTTCTTTATTTTCGCTTTCACCCATCACTCTTATTTTAGACTCTGTACCTGATTTTCTAACCACTATTCGTCCCTGACCTTTTATCAATTTTTCTGCAATTTTTATAGATTTTTTTGTATCTGGATGATTTATTATATTTTTATTTTTAACTTCTATATTTTCTAAAATTTGTGGTGTTTTTTTAAATTTATTAAAATAAATACTGGCTTTTTTTCCTTTTCTAATTGTAAACAATGCTTCTAACGCAACAAGTAGCCCATCCCCTGTTGTTGCAAACTTTCCTAAAATAATATGACCAGATTGCTCACCACCCAAATTAAAGTTTTTTTTTTTCATTTTTTCTTTGACGTATCTATCGCCTACATTTGCTCTAATAAATCTTATTTTTTCAGACTTAAAAAATTTTTCTAATCCATAATTTGACATTAAGGTTCCAACTACGCCACCTTTTAACATTTTTTTTGATTTCCATCTTGTAGCTAAAGCTGCAATTATTTGATCACCATCAATAATATTTCCTTTTTCATCACACATAATAATTCTATCAGCGTCACCATCTAAAGAAATTCCCAAATGTGCTTTATTTTTTATTACAGCAGATTTTATTTTGTTGGGATAAGTTGAGCCACATCTTTTATTTATGTTAAGTCCATTTGGTTTTACACCAATTGTAATAACTTTTGCACCTAATGAATTTAATAATTCTGGACCAGCTTTATATCCTGCACCATTTGCACAATCAATTACAATTCTTAAACCCTTTAAATTAAAATCTTTAGTAAAATTTTTTTTTAAAATTTTTAAATAATCTTTTGTTCCAGTTTCTAATCTTTTTACTCTTCCTAATTTTTTAGGTTGAGACAAATGAATTGATACTTTTTTATCAATCAAGTTCTCTATTTTTTTTTCAATTTTGTCAGACAATTTCATACCATCAGGACCAAATAGTTTTAATCCATTATCTTGATGTGGATTATGTGAAGCAGTGATCATAATTCCCATATTTGCCCTCATTGATTTTGTCAACATAGCTAAGCCATTTGTCGGTAAAGGTCCTAGCGTATAAACATGCATACCTGCGGATGTTAAACCTGAAACAAGCGCAGGCTCTAAAGTGTAGCCAGAAAGTCTAGTATCTTTGGCAATTATTGCTGTTTGTTTAATTTTTTTTTGTGACCTAAAGTAAGTTCCTGACGCTAAGCCAAATTTAAAAAACATATCACCGTTAATATTTTTACTATTAACTCGACCCCTAATTCCATCAGTTCCAAAATATTTTTTTGACATTAGTTATTTAATAACTCTTTAAAGACTTTTACTCCTTGAATCAATTCGTTTACATCATGAATTCTTAAAATTTGTACTCCTTGCATCATCAAGTATATAGAAGAAGCAACTGTTCCACCTATTCTTTTCTTAGAGTCATTATTTTTTGCAACTTCTTTAATAAATCTTTTTCTTGAATTTCCCACAAGTATAGGAAAGCCCAAGGAGTGGAAAATAGAAATTTTACTTATTAAATTCATATTATGTTTCAGATTTTTTCCAAAACCTATGCCCGGGTCTAATATTATATCGCTATGTTTTATGCCAATAGATCTTAAAGTTTTGATTTTCTTCTCAAAAAAATCATAAATTTCTAATAATTCATTTTTGTAAGTGGGCTTAATTTGCATGTTTTCTGGGGTACCTTTTGAGTGTTGAATTACAAAAGGAATTTGATATTTTTTGAGAATATCTAATGTTTTTTTATCGTAATTTAATCCGGATACATCATTTATAATTTTAACACCAAGTTTAATACCTTTTTCCATTATCTCTGATTTTCTAGTATCTAATGATACAGGAACTTTTTTGCAGACTAATCTAAGTATTCTATAAATTCTATTCCATTCATTTTTTGGATTTACAGTTTTAGATCCTGGTCTTGTTGATTCACCTCCAACATCAATTAAATTAGCTCCCGCACTAGTCATTTCAAGTGCATGTTTTATGCCTTTGCTTGTTTTATTAAATCTTCCACCATCTGAAAAACTATCTGGTGTAAGATTTAATACCCCCATAATGTTTGGTAATTTTTGAAAATTTAAATTTGAAAAATTTTTATTTTTTAATGTAATTTTATTAAGATCAAAAATAATTTGTTTTTGCAGTTTTTTAGATAATTTTTTTAAATCTTTAATAAAGATTTTTTTCTTTGATTTTCTGGTTATTATTTCTATATGGTCAAATGATATTTCTTGTAGACCATTTAAAGGAAGTGTTTTTTTTTTACTTAATAATATTTTTGACTCTTTGCCATAGTAGAAATTACACGCTCTTGTGTAATATCTTCTCATCTACTTTTAATGAACTATTTTTGGTTTCAAGCCCATCGCACCTAGGGCTGAATTTTGATCATCATTTTCCTCAGGTTTCTCAATTATCTTATCTTTTGGATATAAATTTTTACTGATTATATTTTCAATTTCTTCACCTGTTAATGTTTCATATGTCATTAGCGCTTTGGCTATCTTGTGTAAATCATCTATTTTTTCAGTTAATATTTTCTTTGCTTGATTATAACCTTCGTCAATTAGTTTTCTTATTTCTTTGTCTATTTTCTGAGAAGTCTCCTCTGAAACTGATTGTGTTTGAGTAACAGATCTACCTAAGAAGACTTCCTCTTGATTTTCACCATATTCTACAGGTCCCATTACCTCACTCATACCATACTTTGTTACCATTGCTCTAGCAAGTTGAGTTGCTTGATTTATATCTGATCCACTTCCTCCACCAGCTCCTGTGGATATGTCATCTTTTCCATAAATTATTTCCTCAGCAACTCTGCCACCAAAACAAACTGCCATCCTAGCTTTTAAATACTTAATTGAATATCCATGCTTGTCTCTTTCTGGTAAATTCATAACCATACCAAGTGCTCTTCCTCTTGGAATAATAGTAGCTTTGTGAATTGGGTCATAACTAGGCATATTAAAAGATACTAAAGCATGGCCACCTTCATGATATGCTGTAAGTTTTTTTTCATCTTCAGTCATTACCATTGAACGTCTTTCAGCACCCATCATTACTTTATCTTTGGCTTCTTCAAATTCTGTTAAAGTCACAATTCTTTTATTTTTTCTTGC is part of the Candidatus Pelagibacter sp. HTCC7211 genome and harbors:
- a CDS encoding L-threonylcarbamoyladenylate synthase, with the protein product MKTIQSNIKKAKKYLDNNDCIAVPTETVYGLAGNAYSNIAVKKIFKLKKRPSNNPLIVHYYNINKLKNDCNINENFKKLYKRFSPGPITYVLSLKKNCKISKFVTNKQKSLAVRFPKHPLFKKLLKNLDYPLAAPSANISTKLSSVQASDVKEEFGSKVRYILNGGKCNIGVESTIINLTNKPTLLRYGGLEISRIEKILKKKISININSKKKIAPGQFPLHYSPGVPLRVNVKKSKSNEAFVLIKKRNINSKNYYYLSKKNNLNEAAKNLYSILRKIKKDGYKMIAVEKIPNIGIGKTINDRLNRASNY
- the glmM gene encoding phosphoglucosamine mutase → MSKKYFGTDGIRGRVNSKNINGDMFFKFGLASGTYFRSQKKIKQTAIIAKDTRLSGYTLEPALVSGLTSAGMHVYTLGPLPTNGLAMLTKSMRANMGIMITASHNPHQDNGLKLFGPDGMKLSDKIEKKIENLIDKKVSIHLSQPKKLGRVKRLETGTKDYLKILKKNFTKDFNLKGLRIVIDCANGAGYKAGPELLNSLGAKVITIGVKPNGLNINKRCGSTYPNKIKSAVIKNKAHLGISLDGDADRIIMCDEKGNIIDGDQIIAALATRWKSKKMLKGGVVGTLMSNYGLEKFFKSEKIRFIRANVGDRYVKEKMKKKNFNLGGEQSGHIILGKFATTGDGLLVALEALFTIRKGKKASIYFNKFKKTPQILENIEVKNKNIINHPDTKKSIKIAEKLIKGQGRIVVRKSGTESKIRVMGESENKELLKKCVDLISRKIK
- the folP gene encoding dihydropteroate synthase, which translates into the protein MRRYYTRACNFYYGKESKILLSKKKTLPLNGLQEISFDHIEIITRKSKKKIFIKDLKKLSKKLQKQIIFDLNKITLKNKNFSNLNFQKLPNIMGVLNLTPDSFSDGGRFNKTSKGIKHALEMTSAGANLIDVGGESTRPGSKTVNPKNEWNRIYRILRLVCKKVPVSLDTRKSEIMEKGIKLGVKIINDVSGLNYDKKTLDILKKYQIPFVIQHSKGTPENMQIKPTYKNELLEIYDFFEKKIKTLRSIGIKHSDIILDPGIGFGKNLKHNMNLISKISIFHSLGFPILVGNSRKRFIKEVAKNNDSKKRIGGTVASSIYLMMQGVQILRIHDVNELIQGVKVFKELLNN
- a CDS encoding ABC transporter permease → MNLTRIYGLFLRHFYLISRSFPRILDLIYWPSIQITLWGFISNFFAEYSTYYNGAVGVILSCAILYDFLFRTSIGFNMLFLEEIWSRNFTNLFIAPMRISEIITSLIITALIRALIGLVPAILLTSPIFGISLLDLGLPLAFLFLSLYIFGITLGLFVSAGLLRFGPSFENIAWSTMFLLAPFGCIYYPVETLPEIFQSIAYALPLVYIFEESRNILVNQIVNYENIVQALCLNALYLIMAISLFYYSFDKARDKGTLINIGE
- the rpoH gene encoding RNA polymerase sigma factor RpoH, with protein sequence MSTTYNNNLPALTNEGGLSAYLEQIKKFPMLAAEEEYMLAKNWKTTGNVKAAEKLVTSHLRLVAKIAMGYKGYGLPVNEMISEGNVGLMQAVKKFEPEKGFRLATYAMWWIKASIQEYILRSWSLVKIGTTTAQKKLFFNLKKIKNQIAPQTEGDLRNEHVNEIANKLDVSKEEVVSMNRRLSGKEFSLNAQVGEDGDEWQDWLVDKELDHDLKFAHQEEMEQRKDLLKNSIKVLNDREREILYSRRLNDDPTTLEDLSKKYKISRERVRQIENKAFEKLQKHMLLLAKSKNLLPVN
- the thiD gene encoding bifunctional hydroxymethylpyrimidine kinase/phosphomethylpyrimidine kinase, whose protein sequence is MKTKSKVLIIAGSDSSGGAGIQADIKTVTALGSYAMTAITAVTAQNTTGVKSIVAIEPKEISNQINFSSRDIKPDAIKIGMLHSTKVIDAVVRSIKNMQVKKIVLDPVMVAKGGTKLIDEKAIKSLKSKLIKKVFLITPNIPEAEILTKIKINTKEDMIFAANKLIESGAKNVLIKGGHLKHKFVHDILVNKFEIKIFNSLRYKTKNTHGTGCTLSSAITTFLSCGKPIKKSCELGIKYVNSSIKTNPRYGKGHGPINHINSISLNRKFR
- a CDS encoding polyprenyl synthetase family protein, with translation MINKLNKIAKDTNIFLKDFINKQKNSKLILAMKYGLFPGGKKIRSKILIDIGSMMSIDYKTLIAIGAAVECIHAYTLIHDDLPCMDDDKIRRGKPSTHIKFGESTAILAGNSLQTMACEILTSSKLKIGDKIKIELIKKLSECSGHLGVAGGQYLDLSYEKRKVSKKKIIEMEIKKTGKLFSFCCVAPAIIKKKDNQEIKFFEDLGSKIGLLFQIADDLIDFHGNSKSAGKQTGKDQKKGKATLISLMGYTNAVKYCDRIIIDTNKTLKKYGSKSKNIKDTLEYILKRDR
- a CDS encoding adenylosuccinate synthase, giving the protein MKNIVVVGSQWGDEGKGKIVDWLSEQADVVIRFQGGHNAGHTLVIDGVTYKLRLLPSGIVRKDKVSIIGNGVVVDPWALLEEIDEIKSKGINVSTDNFIISEAANLILPFHREMDEIREDAAGKGKIGTTRRGIGPAYEDKVGRRSIRVMDLRSENNLDQRLESVLIHHNAIRKGLGKKIFEKAQLKSDLLKIAPEILQYSQPVWLKIDEFKKQKKKILFEGAQGILLDVDHGTYPYVTSSNTVASSAATGTGCGPNSINYVLGIAKAYTTRVGEGPFPTELTDDIGELLGTRGKEFGTVTSRKRRCGWFDGVLVRQTIKISGIDGIALTKLDVLDELDEIKMCVEYELDGKKIDYLPAAVEDQLKIKPVYRTFPGWKTSTNGIKNMDALPENAKNYIYAVEDFIGAKVSSVSTSPERDDTILVENPFDI
- a CDS encoding RluA family pseudouridine synthase, with protein sequence MEKNINFIVEESENNLRVDVIINKREQLISRTRIKNLILKNKLKLNNKIVISPSKKVVTGDKLSLNIPEPEEASLKPYKFKLDIIYEDEDLLVINKPAGIIMHPGAGNYDKTIVNALMNYDKDSLSNIGDELRPGIVHRIDKNTSGLVVVAKNNETHESLSKQFSDHSITRVYQLLIWGKLRPSSGKIDTFITRSSKNRQLMEVSRSKGKRAITNYKTIKIFESNKTPTLSLIECKLETGRTHQIRVHMTYMGNSIVGDDKYKKKYKKLKNVDVGLENLISKLKRQFLHAKTLGFVHPKTDKEMIFSSNLPKELNNLLKMLKNTD
- a CDS encoding ABC transporter ATP-binding protein; this encodes MKNSIEVINLSKSYKSKQAVNSINFKINENEIVGLLGPNGSGKTTTIGMILGLLKPTSGKVLINGIDIEKNKISLLHKMNFISPYIELPKKLKVKQNLIVYGKLYDIKNLNEQIDYLSEKLRLNQLLDKITGELSSGQKNRVSLAKALINDPTILLLDEPTASLDPETGDFIRTFLENYKKEKKIAVLLASHNMDEVKRLCSSVLMMKDGDIVDRGAPDDLIKKHGRKNLEEVFLELVRNSDELN